The Halorientalis sp. IM1011 genome window below encodes:
- a CDS encoding glucose-6-phosphate isomerase, which translates to MRVDIGNALAAEADPGIGRDALERLDEDVARAHERIAAGREDREFGYAALNLPERTDAAEIEAAVEPLTDAEAILTVGIGGSALGAATISEALGGLDSEGESADAPPLYVLDNVDPAAVREVLQEVPLDRTAVNVVSRSGTTAETLSNFLVVRDAMEQAGVDWTERTVVTTGEEGPLRELADRHDMPALDVPTGVPGRFSALSAVGLVPAAIQGHDIEGLLAGGQRAADSLSGSLFDTPAYAYGAVSYALSQRGADINAVVPYAERLEFFAEWFAQLWAESLGKDGLGQTPARALGATDQHSQLQLYRAGPRDKVVTMLRPREYADREIPETDIEGLSYLGGSTLGDLLGAEFEATEASLAAADRPSVRVEIDRLDAECVGELLYAMEAACVLYGELANVSTFDQPAVEWGKRAARGLLGGGEFEEAEAVADKTELIVE; encoded by the coding sequence ATGAGAGTCGACATCGGCAACGCGCTCGCGGCCGAGGCCGATCCGGGGATCGGCCGCGACGCGCTGGAGCGACTCGACGAGGACGTGGCACGGGCACACGAACGCATCGCGGCGGGCCGGGAAGACCGCGAATTCGGCTACGCCGCCCTGAACCTGCCCGAGCGGACCGACGCCGCCGAGATCGAGGCGGCCGTCGAACCGCTGACCGACGCCGAGGCCATCCTGACCGTGGGGATCGGCGGGAGCGCGCTCGGCGCGGCGACCATCTCGGAGGCTCTGGGGGGCCTCGACAGTGAGGGCGAGTCGGCCGACGCCCCGCCGCTGTACGTGCTGGACAACGTCGATCCCGCCGCAGTCCGGGAGGTTCTCCAGGAGGTCCCGCTCGACCGCACCGCGGTCAACGTCGTCTCCCGGTCGGGCACCACCGCCGAGACCCTCTCTAACTTCCTCGTCGTGCGCGACGCGATGGAGCAGGCGGGCGTCGACTGGACCGAGCGGACGGTGGTCACCACGGGCGAGGAGGGGCCGCTCCGCGAACTGGCCGACCGCCACGACATGCCCGCGCTGGACGTGCCGACGGGCGTCCCGGGTCGCTTCTCGGCGCTCTCTGCGGTCGGGCTGGTGCCCGCGGCGATCCAGGGCCACGACATCGAAGGCCTGCTCGCGGGCGGCCAGCGAGCCGCCGACTCGCTTTCGGGGTCGCTGTTCGACACGCCGGCCTACGCCTACGGTGCAGTGAGCTACGCGCTGTCCCAGCGCGGGGCCGACATCAACGCCGTCGTCCCCTACGCCGAGCGCCTGGAGTTCTTCGCGGAGTGGTTCGCCCAGCTGTGGGCCGAGAGCCTGGGGAAGGACGGACTGGGACAGACGCCCGCGCGGGCGCTCGGCGCGACCGACCAGCACTCCCAGCTCCAGCTTTACCGCGCCGGCCCGCGGGACAAGGTCGTGACCATGCTCCGCCCGCGCGAGTACGCCGACCGGGAGATTCCCGAGACCGACATCGAGGGGCTGTCCTACCTCGGGGGGTCGACGCTGGGCGACCTGCTGGGCGCGGAGTTCGAGGCGACCGAGGCGAGCCTCGCGGCCGCCGACCGTCCCTCGGTGCGGGTCGAGATCGATCGGCTGGACGCCGAGTGCGTCGGCGAGTTGCTGTACGCCATGGAGGCGGCCTGCGTGCTGTACGGCGAACTGGCGAACGTCTCGACGTTCGACCAGCCGGCCGTCGAGTGGGGCAAGCGGGCGGCCCGCGGACTGCTCGGCGGCGGCGAGTTCGAGGAGGCCGAGGCGGTCGCGGACAAGACCGAACTGATCGTCGAGTGA
- a CDS encoding DUF5812 family protein, with protein MKDATFLVTAADEESAVLQDVTDSQVHTLTTNPGVEVGEVLTASIEPEPPMEVAWQVVEITDQRTIPVERSPEPPTKQAREIAGDQPVGEITRQERAGEGELHVITVPEGEVDDAAADVLDDEETLARAARLGVERVEVRADGQALSVRYLP; from the coding sequence ATGAAAGACGCCACGTTTCTCGTCACGGCCGCCGACGAGGAGTCCGCGGTCCTGCAGGACGTGACCGACAGTCAGGTCCACACCCTAACCACCAACCCCGGTGTCGAGGTGGGGGAGGTCCTGACCGCCAGCATCGAACCCGAACCGCCGATGGAGGTCGCCTGGCAAGTCGTCGAGATCACCGACCAGCGGACGATTCCCGTCGAGCGGAGCCCGGAACCGCCGACCAAGCAGGCCAGAGAGATCGCCGGCGATCAGCCCGTCGGGGAGATCACACGGCAGGAACGCGCCGGCGAGGGCGAACTCCACGTCATCACCGTCCCCGAGGGGGAAGTCGACGACGCGGCCGCGGACGTGCTCGACGACGAGGAGACGCTGGCGCGGGCGGCACGACTGGGCGTCGAGCGCGTCGAGGTCCGGGCCGACGGACAGGCACTGAGCGTGCGCTATCTCCCCTGA